In Nycticebus coucang isolate mNycCou1 chromosome 9, mNycCou1.pri, whole genome shotgun sequence, the following are encoded in one genomic region:
- the RWDD2A gene encoding RWD domain-containing protein 2A isoform X2, with amino-acid sequence MSASVKESLQLQLLEMEMLFSMFPNQGEVKLEDVNALTNIKRGDFLVPQTGFCPTGYTLQWNPQLFHGTFDPGELCVCAAIQWLQDNCGSYFLSRKLAYEPSAQAKPVKSTFLRMWIYSHHIYQQDLRKKILEVGKRLDVTGFCMTGKPGIICVEGLKGQCEEFWHTIRYPNWKHISCKHAESVDTEGDGRNLRLFHAFEELLLEAHGDYGLRNDYHMNLGQFLEFLKKHKSEHVFQILFGIESKSSES; translated from the exons ATGTCTGCTTCGGTGAAAGAAAGCCTTCAGCTTCAGCTGCTGGAGATGGAAATGCTGTTTTCTATGTTTCCTAACCAAGGAGAAGTAAAACTGGAAGATGTAAATGCCCTGACAAACATAAAGAG AGGAGACTTCCTGGTTCCCCAGACTGGATTCTGTCCCACTGGTTACACACTTCAATGGAACCCTCAACTTTTCCATG GGACTTTTGACCCGGGagaactctgtgtgtgtgcagcGATCCAGTGGCTACAGGACAACTGCGGGTCCTACTTCCTGAGCAGGAAGCTGGCCTATGAGCCCTCGGCGCAGGCCAAGCCGGTGAAGAGCACGTTCCTCCGGATGTGGATCTACAGCCACCACATCTACCAGCAGGACCTGAGGAAGAAGATCCTGGAAGTGGGCAAGCGGCTGGACGTGACTGGGTTCTGCATGACGGGGAAGCCAGGTATCATCTGCGTGGAGGGGCTCAAGGGGCAGTGTGAGGAGTTCTGGCACACGATCCGCTACCCCAACTGGAAGCACATCTCCTGCAAACATGCTGAGAGCGTGGACACGGAGGGCGACGGCCGCAACCTGCGCCTCTTCCATGCCTTCGAGGAACTGCTCCTTGAGGCCCACGGGGACTATGGGCTGAGGAATGACTATCACATGAATCTGGGCCAGTTCTTAGAATTTCTCAAAAAGCACAAAAGTGAGCATGTTTTTCAGATATTATTTGGTATTGAGAGCAAAAGTTCAGAGTCCTAG
- the RWDD2A gene encoding RWD domain-containing protein 2A isoform X4 produces MVKIDLQVTMPHSYPYVALQLFGRSPELDRHQQLLLNKGLTSYIGTFDPGELCVCAAIQWLQDNCGSYFLSRKLAYEPSAQAKPVKSTFLRMWIYSHHIYQQDLRKKILEVGKRLDVTGFCMTGKPGIICVEGLKGQCEEFWHTIRYPNWKHISCKHAESVDTEGDGRNLRLFHAFEELLLEAHGDYGLRNDYHMNLGQFLEFLKKHKSEHVFQILFGIESKSSES; encoded by the exons ATG gTGAAAATTGATTTGCAAGTAACCATGCCTCACAGCTACCCCTATGTAGCATTGCAGCTGTTTGGACGGTCGCCTGAGCTTGACAGACATCAGCAGCTACTTCTCAACAAAGGTCTCACTTCTTACATAGGGACTTTTGACCCGGGagaactctgtgtgtgtgcagcGATCCAGTGGCTACAGGACAACTGCGGGTCCTACTTCCTGAGCAGGAAGCTGGCCTATGAGCCCTCGGCGCAGGCCAAGCCGGTGAAGAGCACGTTCCTCCGGATGTGGATCTACAGCCACCACATCTACCAGCAGGACCTGAGGAAGAAGATCCTGGAAGTGGGCAAGCGGCTGGACGTGACTGGGTTCTGCATGACGGGGAAGCCAGGTATCATCTGCGTGGAGGGGCTCAAGGGGCAGTGTGAGGAGTTCTGGCACACGATCCGCTACCCCAACTGGAAGCACATCTCCTGCAAACATGCTGAGAGCGTGGACACGGAGGGCGACGGCCGCAACCTGCGCCTCTTCCATGCCTTCGAGGAACTGCTCCTTGAGGCCCACGGGGACTATGGGCTGAGGAATGACTATCACATGAATCTGGGCCAGTTCTTAGAATTTCTCAAAAAGCACAAAAGTGAGCATGTTTTTCAGATATTATTTGGTATTGAGAGCAAAAGTTCAGAGTCCTAG
- the RWDD2A gene encoding RWD domain-containing protein 2A isoform X5, which yields MPHSYPYVALQLFGRSPELDRHQQLLLNKGLTSYIGTFDPGELCVCAAIQWLQDNCGSYFLSRKLAYEPSAQAKPVKSTFLRMWIYSHHIYQQDLRKKILEVGKRLDVTGFCMTGKPGIICVEGLKGQCEEFWHTIRYPNWKHISCKHAESVDTEGDGRNLRLFHAFEELLLEAHGDYGLRNDYHMNLGQFLEFLKKHKSEHVFQILFGIESKSSES from the coding sequence ATGCCTCACAGCTACCCCTATGTAGCATTGCAGCTGTTTGGACGGTCGCCTGAGCTTGACAGACATCAGCAGCTACTTCTCAACAAAGGTCTCACTTCTTACATAGGGACTTTTGACCCGGGagaactctgtgtgtgtgcagcGATCCAGTGGCTACAGGACAACTGCGGGTCCTACTTCCTGAGCAGGAAGCTGGCCTATGAGCCCTCGGCGCAGGCCAAGCCGGTGAAGAGCACGTTCCTCCGGATGTGGATCTACAGCCACCACATCTACCAGCAGGACCTGAGGAAGAAGATCCTGGAAGTGGGCAAGCGGCTGGACGTGACTGGGTTCTGCATGACGGGGAAGCCAGGTATCATCTGCGTGGAGGGGCTCAAGGGGCAGTGTGAGGAGTTCTGGCACACGATCCGCTACCCCAACTGGAAGCACATCTCCTGCAAACATGCTGAGAGCGTGGACACGGAGGGCGACGGCCGCAACCTGCGCCTCTTCCATGCCTTCGAGGAACTGCTCCTTGAGGCCCACGGGGACTATGGGCTGAGGAATGACTATCACATGAATCTGGGCCAGTTCTTAGAATTTCTCAAAAAGCACAAAAGTGAGCATGTTTTTCAGATATTATTTGGTATTGAGAGCAAAAGTTCAGAGTCCTAG
- the RWDD2A gene encoding RWD domain-containing protein 2A isoform X1: MSASVKESLQLQLLEMEMLFSMFPNQGEVKLEDVNALTNIKRYLEGTREVLPPKIEFVITLQIEEPKVKIDLQVTMPHSYPYVALQLFGRSPELDRHQQLLLNKGLTSYIGTFDPGELCVCAAIQWLQDNCGSYFLSRKLAYEPSAQAKPVKSTFLRMWIYSHHIYQQDLRKKILEVGKRLDVTGFCMTGKPGIICVEGLKGQCEEFWHTIRYPNWKHISCKHAESVDTEGDGRNLRLFHAFEELLLEAHGDYGLRNDYHMNLGQFLEFLKKHKSEHVFQILFGIESKSSES, translated from the exons ATGTCTGCTTCGGTGAAAGAAAGCCTTCAGCTTCAGCTGCTGGAGATGGAAATGCTGTTTTCTATGTTTCCTAACCAAGGAGAAGTAAAACTGGAAGATGTAAATGCCCTGACAAACATAAAGAGGTATTTGGAAGGCACGAGGGAGGTGCTGCCACCAAAAATCGAATTTGTGATTACACTCCAGATTGAGGAGCCCAAG gTGAAAATTGATTTGCAAGTAACCATGCCTCACAGCTACCCCTATGTAGCATTGCAGCTGTTTGGACGGTCGCCTGAGCTTGACAGACATCAGCAGCTACTTCTCAACAAAGGTCTCACTTCTTACATAGGGACTTTTGACCCGGGagaactctgtgtgtgtgcagcGATCCAGTGGCTACAGGACAACTGCGGGTCCTACTTCCTGAGCAGGAAGCTGGCCTATGAGCCCTCGGCGCAGGCCAAGCCGGTGAAGAGCACGTTCCTCCGGATGTGGATCTACAGCCACCACATCTACCAGCAGGACCTGAGGAAGAAGATCCTGGAAGTGGGCAAGCGGCTGGACGTGACTGGGTTCTGCATGACGGGGAAGCCAGGTATCATCTGCGTGGAGGGGCTCAAGGGGCAGTGTGAGGAGTTCTGGCACACGATCCGCTACCCCAACTGGAAGCACATCTCCTGCAAACATGCTGAGAGCGTGGACACGGAGGGCGACGGCCGCAACCTGCGCCTCTTCCATGCCTTCGAGGAACTGCTCCTTGAGGCCCACGGGGACTATGGGCTGAGGAATGACTATCACATGAATCTGGGCCAGTTCTTAGAATTTCTCAAAAAGCACAAAAGTGAGCATGTTTTTCAGATATTATTTGGTATTGAGAGCAAAAGTTCAGAGTCCTAG
- the RWDD2A gene encoding RWD domain-containing protein 2A isoform X3 produces MWHLNLSDFHFKVKIDLQVTMPHSYPYVALQLFGRSPELDRHQQLLLNKGLTSYIGTFDPGELCVCAAIQWLQDNCGSYFLSRKLAYEPSAQAKPVKSTFLRMWIYSHHIYQQDLRKKILEVGKRLDVTGFCMTGKPGIICVEGLKGQCEEFWHTIRYPNWKHISCKHAESVDTEGDGRNLRLFHAFEELLLEAHGDYGLRNDYHMNLGQFLEFLKKHKSEHVFQILFGIESKSSES; encoded by the coding sequence ATGTGGCATTTAAATCtatctgattttcattttaaggTGAAAATTGATTTGCAAGTAACCATGCCTCACAGCTACCCCTATGTAGCATTGCAGCTGTTTGGACGGTCGCCTGAGCTTGACAGACATCAGCAGCTACTTCTCAACAAAGGTCTCACTTCTTACATAGGGACTTTTGACCCGGGagaactctgtgtgtgtgcagcGATCCAGTGGCTACAGGACAACTGCGGGTCCTACTTCCTGAGCAGGAAGCTGGCCTATGAGCCCTCGGCGCAGGCCAAGCCGGTGAAGAGCACGTTCCTCCGGATGTGGATCTACAGCCACCACATCTACCAGCAGGACCTGAGGAAGAAGATCCTGGAAGTGGGCAAGCGGCTGGACGTGACTGGGTTCTGCATGACGGGGAAGCCAGGTATCATCTGCGTGGAGGGGCTCAAGGGGCAGTGTGAGGAGTTCTGGCACACGATCCGCTACCCCAACTGGAAGCACATCTCCTGCAAACATGCTGAGAGCGTGGACACGGAGGGCGACGGCCGCAACCTGCGCCTCTTCCATGCCTTCGAGGAACTGCTCCTTGAGGCCCACGGGGACTATGGGCTGAGGAATGACTATCACATGAATCTGGGCCAGTTCTTAGAATTTCTCAAAAAGCACAAAAGTGAGCATGTTTTTCAGATATTATTTGGTATTGAGAGCAAAAGTTCAGAGTCCTAG